A single region of the Lotus japonicus ecotype B-129 chromosome 4, LjGifu_v1.2 genome encodes:
- the LOC130710841 gene encoding brefeldin A-inhibited guanine nucleotide-exchange protein 5 isoform X2 yields MAGGAAGGFLTRAFDSMLKECSGKKFPELQKAIQNFTDITKEASQRKQSEPNQAAPSPESASANETEDGAVTKPEADQSHKAYSGNITVILANAGNALEGADAELVLNPLRLAFETKSLKILEPALDCLHKLIAYDHLEGDPGLDGGKNVPLFTDILNMVCSCIDNSSPDSTILQVLKVLLTAVASAKFRVHGEPLLGVIRVCYNIALNSKSPINQATSKAMLTQMISIVFRRMETNPVETSSGSGGHTITKAASTENLNTKSDETSVGESNEKEMTLGDALSQAKDASPTSLEELQNLAGGADIKGLEAVLDKAVHTEDGKKITRGIDLESMSIGQRDALLVFRTLCKMGMKEDNDEVTTKTRILSLELLQGLLEGVSHSFTKNFHFIDSVKAYLSYALLRASVSQSPVIFQYATGVFLVLLLRFRESLKGEICIFFPLIVLRPLDGLEFSVNQKLSVLRMLEKVCKDPQLLVDIFVNYDCDLEAPNLFERMVTTLSRIAQGTQNTDPNSAAVSQTASVKGSSLQGLVSVLKSLVDWEQSHRELIKLKSDQQEGVSAEDSLEVRSREDVTSDFEKAKAHKSTLEAAIAEFNRKPMKGVEYLISNKLVENTPASVAQFLKNTPNLDKATIGDYLGQHEEFPLAVMHAYVDSMKFSGMKFHTAIREFLKGFRLPGEAQKIDRIMEKFAERYCADNPGLFKNADTAYVLAYAVIMLNTDAHNPMVWPKMSKSDFVRMNARDDPDECAPRELLEEIYDSIVKEEIKMKDDTSFLGKSSRQKSEGEEGRLVSILNLALPKSKSAGDAKSESEAIIKKTQAIFRNQGVKRGVFYTAQQIELVRPMVDAVGWALLATFSVTMEEGENKPRVVLLMEGFRAGIHITFVLGMDTMRYAFLTSLVRFTFLHAPREMRSKNVEALRTLLVLCDSDMNALQDTWNAVLECVSRLEFITTTPAIAATVMHGSNQISKDSVVQSLRELSGKPAEQVFMNSVKLPSDSVVEFFTALCGVSAEELKQTPARVFSLQKLVEISYYNMARIRMVWARIWSVLANHFISAGSHHDEKIAMYAIDSLRQLGMKYLERDELANFTFQNDILKPFVVLMRNSQSESKRRLIVDCIVQMIKSKVGSIKSGWRSVFMIFTAAADDELESIVESAFENVEQVILEHFDQVAGDCFLDCVNCLIRFANNKTSHRISLKAIALLRICEDRLAEGLIPGGTLMPIDATLDATLDVTEHYWFPMLAGLSDLTSDHRPEVRSCALEVLFDLLNERGSKFSTPFWENIFHRVLFPIFDHVRHAGKESFISTDDDWFRETSIHSLQLLCNLFNTFYKEVCFMLPPLLSLLLDCAKKTDQTVVSISLGALVHLIEVGGHQFSESDWDMLLKSIRDAGYTTQPLELLNTLSVENIRNHGGIVRDSEDNADDSVTIKSTDREVVSDHQHEVNSNGNLSPLASSNANADGVEDSVSQTNIDQSEGLPSPSGRTPKAADGGGLQRSQTLGQRIMENIFLRNLTSKSKGRVSDASQPSSPVTVIDTVEPDTKNEESPLLAAIRGKCITQLLLLGAIDGIQKKYWTMLKAQQKIAVMDTLLSLLEFAASFNSSTNLRTRMHQIPDERPPINLLRQELAGTGIYLDILQKSTCGFETKKEKSPDSVGFQDVDSREDNGSSIKHSDAEEKFERVAEEKLVSFCEQVLREASDLQSSTGETTNMDIHRVLELRAPIIIKVIQSMCSMNSKIFRRHLRELYPLLTKLVCCDQMDVRGALGDLFQSQLKALLP; encoded by the exons ATGGCTGGTGGTGCCGCCGGTGGTTTTCTCACTCGAGCATTCGATTCTATGCTCAAGGAGTGTTCTGGCAAGAAGTTTCCTGAACTTCAGAAAGCTATTCAGAATTTCACAG ATATCACGAAAGAGGCTAGCCAGAGAAAGCAGAGTGAGCCTAATCAAGCTGCACCGTCACCTGAATCCGCGAG TGCGAACGAAACTGAAGATGGAGCGGTAACTAAACCAGAAGCAGATCAGTCACATAAGGCTTATAGTGGAAATATCACAGTTATCTTAGCTAATGCTGGGAATGCGCTCGAAGGAGCTGATGCAGAACTTGTTTTAAATCCGCTCCGTCTTGCATTCGAGACGAAGAGCTtgaaaatcctagaaccggctTTAGATTGTCTTCAT AAACTTATTGCGTATGACCATTTAGAGGGAGATCCTGGGTTAGATGGTGGTAAAAATGTCCCATTGTTTACAGACATTTTAAACATGGTGTGCAGTTGTATCGACAATTCATCACCTGACAG TACTATTCTCCAAGTGCTGAAGGTACTTCTTACTGCTGTAGCTTCTGCAAAATTCCGAG TACATGGCGAACCTTTGTTGGGAGTTATCAGAGTATGCTATAATATTGCTCTGAATAG CAAGAGTCCTATAAACCAAGCAACATCAAAGGCAATGCTGACCCAGATGATCAGCATCGTTTTCAGGAGAATGGAAACTAATCCC GTTGAAACTTCATCTGGTTCTGGTGGACACACAATTACAAAAGCTGCTTCAACAGAGAATTTAAACACAAAATCTGATGAAACTTCTGTGGGAGAGtcaaatgaaaaagaaatgacTTTAGGTGATGCACTTAGTCAAGCCAAGGATGCATCCCCAACATCTCTTGAGGAACTTCAAAATCTTGCCGGGGGTGCTGATATCAAG GGCCTTGAAGCTGTACTCGACAAGGCTGTGCATACCGAAGATGGTAAAAAAATAACACG TGGGATTGATTTGGAGAGCATGAGTATAGGACAACGTGACGCTTTGCTGGTGTTCCGAACTCTCTGCAAG ATGGGTATGAAGGAAGATAACGATGAAGTTACAACCAAGACAAGGATTTTGTCCCTTGAGCTTCTGCAG GGTTTGTTGGAGGGAGTTAGCCACTCATTTACAAAGAACTTCCATTTTATCGATTCAGTGAAGGCGTATCTTTCATATGCATTGTTGCGAGCTTCAGTTTCACAATCCCCTGTCATATTTCAG TATGCAACTGGAGTATTCTTGGTGCTCTTATTGCGATTCAGGGAGAGTCTCAAA GGTGAAATATGCATCTTCTTTCCGTTGATAGTTCTTAGACCACTGGATGGATTAGAATTTTCTGTCAACCAAAAACTTAGTGTTCTTCG GATGCTAGAGAAAGTATGTAAGGATCCACAGCTGCTTGTTGACATCTTTGTGAATTATGACTGTGATCTTGAGGCGCCAAACTTGTTTGAACGAATG GTTACAACTCTGTCCAGAATAGCACAAGGGACTCAAAATACTGATCCGAATTCAGCTGCTGTTTCTCAAACTGCTTCAGTTAAAGGTTCATCACTTCAA GGCCTTGTGAGTGTGCTTAAATCATTGGTTGACTGGGAACAATCACATCGGGAGCTGATAAAGTTAAAGAGTGATCAGCAAGAAGGGGTTTCAGCTGAAGATTCTCTTGAAGTAAGATCCAGGGAGGATGTAACTAGTGATTTTGAGAAGGCTAAGGCTCATAAGTCAACATTGGAGGCTGCCATTGCTGAG TTCAACAGGAAGCCAATGAAAGGGGTGGAGTATCTAATATCAAATAAGTTGGTGGAAAACACACCTGCTTCAGTCGCTCAATTTTTGAAAAACACCCCAAATTTGGATAAG GCTACCATTGGTGACTATTTAGGCCAACATGAAGAGTTCCCCCTTGCTGTGATGCATGCTTATGTAGATTCCATGAAATTTTCTGGGATGAAATTTCATACTGCAATCAGGGAGTTTCTTAAAGGGTTCCGACTTCCTGGGGAAGCTCAAAAGATAGATCGAATCATGGAAAAATTTGCAGAGAG ATACTGTGCAGACAATCCAGGCCTTTTTAAAAATGCAGATACAGCATACGTTCTTGCTTATGCTGTCATTATGTTAAATACTGACGCTCATAACCCAATGGTATGGCCTAAGATGTCCAAGTCAGATTTTGTTCGTATGAATGCTAGAGATGATCCAGATGAATGTGCGCCTAGGGAACTACTGGAAGAGATCTATGATTCCATTGTTAAAGAagagattaaaatgaaagatgACACATCTTTTCTGGGAAAAAGCAGCAGACAGAAATCAGAAGGTGAAGAAGGACGCCTTGTCAGTATTCTTAACCTGGCACTCCCCAAAAGTAAGTCAGCAGGAGATGCCAAGTCTGAAAGTGAGGCTATCATTAAGAAAACACAAGCTATATTCAGGAATCAAGGGGTGAAACGAGGAGTTTTCTACACTGCCCAACAGATTGAACTTGTAAGGCCCATGGTAGATGCTGTTGGGTGGGCTCTGCTTGCTACTTTCTCTGTAACTATGGAGGAAGGTGAGAATAAGCCTCGTGTTGTTCTGTTGATGGAGGGTTTTAGAGCTGGAATACACATCACATTTGTACTTGGAATGGATACCATGCGCTATGCATTTTTAACATCTCTGGTCAG GTTCACTTTCCTGCATGCCCCAAGGGAAATGCGTAGTAAAAATGTGGAAGCTTTACGGACACTGTTGGTTCTTTGTGACTCAGACATGAACGCCCTTCAAGACACATGGAATGCAGTTCTAGAATGTGTTTCTCGCCTTGAATTTATAACAACAACTCCTGCAATTGCTGCCACTGTCATGCATGGATCAAATCAAATCTCCAAGGATTCTGTTGTTCAATCTCTGAGAGAGTTATCTGGGAAACCTGCTGAACAAGTTTTCATGAATAGTGTTAAACTACCTAGTGATTCAGTTGTGGAATTCTTCACGGCTCTCTGTGGTGTATCTGCTGAGGAGCTAAAACAAACCCCAGCTCGTGTTTTCAGCTTGCAAAAGCTTGTTGAAATTAGCTATTACAATATGGCTCGTATACGTATG GTCTGGGCCAGAATCTGGTCTGTTCTAGCAAATCACTTTATATCAGCTGGGAGTCATCATGATGAAAAAATTGCTATGTATGCCATAGATTCTCTAAGACAACTTGGTATGAAGTATTTGGAGCGTGATGAGCTGGCCAATTTTACTTTCCAAAACGATATTCTCAAACCATTTGTTGTTCTTATGCGGAATAGTCAAAGTGAATCCAAAAGGAGACTAATTGTTGATTGCATTGTTCAG ATGATAAAATCTAAGGTTGGGAGCATTAAGTCTGGGTGGCGTAGTGTATTTATGATTTTTACGGCTGCTGCAGATGATGAACTAGAATCAATTGTTGAGAGTGCATTTGAAAATGTTGAGCAGG TCATCTTAGAACACTTTGATCAAGTAGCGGGAGACTGTTTCTTGGATTGCGTAAATTGTCTCATCAGGTTTGCCAACAATAAAACATCACATCGAATTAGTTTGAAGGCTATTGCACTCTTGCGGATCTGTGAGGACCGTCTTGCAGAG GGCCTTATTCCTGGAGGCACTTTGATGCCTATTGATGCTACATTGGATGCGACTTTGGATGTAACTGAGCATTATTGGTTCCCAATGCTGGCTGGTTTATCTGATCTGACATCAGATCATAGACCAGAGGTCAGAAGTTGTGCACTTGAAGTcttatttgatttattgaatgaaaGAGGTAGCAAGTTCTCTACACCATTTTGGGAGAATATTTTCCATCGAGTCTTATTTCCAATTTTTGATCATGTGAGACATGCTGGAAAAGAGAGCTTTATTTCTACTGATGATGATTGGTTTCGTGAAACAAGCATACATTCGCTTCAGTTGCTTTGCAACCTTTTCAACACATTCTATAAG GAGGTTTGTTTTATGCTGCCGCCATTGCTGAGTTTGCTTTTAGATTGTGCCAAAAAGACAGATCAAACTGTGGTCTCAATATCTCTCGGTGCGTTGGTGCATCTAATTGAAGTAGGTGGTCATCAATTTAGTGAAAGTGACTGGGACATGCTACTTAAAAGCATAAG AGATGCTGGATACACAACGCAACCTTTAGAGTTGCTTAATACTTTGAGTGTTGAAAATATCAGAAACCATGGGGGCATTGTTAGGGATTCTGAGGACAATGCAGATGACAGTGTTACCATTAAGTCTACTGACAGAGAGGTAGTGAGTGACCATCAACATGAGGTCAACAGTAATGGGAACTTATCCCCACTTGCATCCTCAAATGCAAATGCTGATGGAGTTGAAGATTCAGTATCACAGACAAATATAGATCAGTCTGAAG GCCTTCCATCTCCATCAGGAAGAACTCCCAAGGCTGCAGATGGAGGAGGCCTCCAACGGAGTCAAACCTTAGGTCAGCGGATTATGGAAAATATCTTCCTTCGGAATCTTACTTCAAAATCTAAAGGCCGTGTATCTGATGCTTCACAACCATCTTCCCCAGTAACG GTTATTGATACCGTAGAGCCTGATACCAAGAATGAAGAGAGTCCTTTGCTAGCAGCTATCAGGGGAAAGTGCATCACCCAATTATTGCTCCTTGGTGCAATTGATGGTATTCAG AAGAAATATTGGACAATGTTAAAAGCGCAACAGAAGATTGCTGTAATGGACACTTTGTTGTCTTTGTTGGAGTTTGCTGCTTCATTTAACTCATCCACCAATCTAAGAACTCGCATGCACCAAATTCCTGATGAAAG GCCACCTATAAATCTTCTTCGTCAGGAACTAGCTGGTACTGGCATATATCTGGACATCTTACAGAAGTCAACTTGTGGGTttgaaacaaagaaagaaaaaagtccAGATTCAGTTGGATTTCAAGATGTTGATTCTAGGGAAGACAATGGCTCGAGTATTAAACATTCTGACGCGGAAGAGAAATTTGAAAGGGTAGCTGAGGAGAAACTGGTGTCTTTCTGTGAACAGGTGCTCAGGGAGGCATCTGACCTCCAGTCTAGTACTGGAGAAACCACTAACATGGATATTCATCGTGTCTTGGAACTTCGTGCTCCTATTATTATCAAG
- the LOC130710841 gene encoding brefeldin A-inhibited guanine nucleotide-exchange protein 5 isoform X1, whose amino-acid sequence MAGGAAGGFLTRAFDSMLKECSGKKFPELQKAIQNFTDITKEASQRKQSEPNQAAPSPESASANETEDGAVTKPEADQSHKAYSGNITVILANAGNALEGADAELVLNPLRLAFETKSLKILEPALDCLHKLIAYDHLEGDPGLDGGKNVPLFTDILNMVCSCIDNSSPDSTILQVLKVLLTAVASAKFRVHGEPLLGVIRVCYNIALNSKSPINQATSKAMLTQMISIVFRRMETNPNFQVETSSGSGGHTITKAASTENLNTKSDETSVGESNEKEMTLGDALSQAKDASPTSLEELQNLAGGADIKGLEAVLDKAVHTEDGKKITRGIDLESMSIGQRDALLVFRTLCKMGMKEDNDEVTTKTRILSLELLQGLLEGVSHSFTKNFHFIDSVKAYLSYALLRASVSQSPVIFQYATGVFLVLLLRFRESLKGEICIFFPLIVLRPLDGLEFSVNQKLSVLRMLEKVCKDPQLLVDIFVNYDCDLEAPNLFERMVTTLSRIAQGTQNTDPNSAAVSQTASVKGSSLQGLVSVLKSLVDWEQSHRELIKLKSDQQEGVSAEDSLEVRSREDVTSDFEKAKAHKSTLEAAIAEFNRKPMKGVEYLISNKLVENTPASVAQFLKNTPNLDKATIGDYLGQHEEFPLAVMHAYVDSMKFSGMKFHTAIREFLKGFRLPGEAQKIDRIMEKFAERYCADNPGLFKNADTAYVLAYAVIMLNTDAHNPMVWPKMSKSDFVRMNARDDPDECAPRELLEEIYDSIVKEEIKMKDDTSFLGKSSRQKSEGEEGRLVSILNLALPKSKSAGDAKSESEAIIKKTQAIFRNQGVKRGVFYTAQQIELVRPMVDAVGWALLATFSVTMEEGENKPRVVLLMEGFRAGIHITFVLGMDTMRYAFLTSLVRFTFLHAPREMRSKNVEALRTLLVLCDSDMNALQDTWNAVLECVSRLEFITTTPAIAATVMHGSNQISKDSVVQSLRELSGKPAEQVFMNSVKLPSDSVVEFFTALCGVSAEELKQTPARVFSLQKLVEISYYNMARIRMVWARIWSVLANHFISAGSHHDEKIAMYAIDSLRQLGMKYLERDELANFTFQNDILKPFVVLMRNSQSESKRRLIVDCIVQMIKSKVGSIKSGWRSVFMIFTAAADDELESIVESAFENVEQVILEHFDQVAGDCFLDCVNCLIRFANNKTSHRISLKAIALLRICEDRLAEGLIPGGTLMPIDATLDATLDVTEHYWFPMLAGLSDLTSDHRPEVRSCALEVLFDLLNERGSKFSTPFWENIFHRVLFPIFDHVRHAGKESFISTDDDWFRETSIHSLQLLCNLFNTFYKEVCFMLPPLLSLLLDCAKKTDQTVVSISLGALVHLIEVGGHQFSESDWDMLLKSIRDAGYTTQPLELLNTLSVENIRNHGGIVRDSEDNADDSVTIKSTDREVVSDHQHEVNSNGNLSPLASSNANADGVEDSVSQTNIDQSEGLPSPSGRTPKAADGGGLQRSQTLGQRIMENIFLRNLTSKSKGRVSDASQPSSPVTVIDTVEPDTKNEESPLLAAIRGKCITQLLLLGAIDGIQKKYWTMLKAQQKIAVMDTLLSLLEFAASFNSSTNLRTRMHQIPDERPPINLLRQELAGTGIYLDILQKSTCGFETKKEKSPDSVGFQDVDSREDNGSSIKHSDAEEKFERVAEEKLVSFCEQVLREASDLQSSTGETTNMDIHRVLELRAPIIIKVIQSMCSMNSKIFRRHLRELYPLLTKLVCCDQMDVRGALGDLFQSQLKALLP is encoded by the exons ATGGCTGGTGGTGCCGCCGGTGGTTTTCTCACTCGAGCATTCGATTCTATGCTCAAGGAGTGTTCTGGCAAGAAGTTTCCTGAACTTCAGAAAGCTATTCAGAATTTCACAG ATATCACGAAAGAGGCTAGCCAGAGAAAGCAGAGTGAGCCTAATCAAGCTGCACCGTCACCTGAATCCGCGAG TGCGAACGAAACTGAAGATGGAGCGGTAACTAAACCAGAAGCAGATCAGTCACATAAGGCTTATAGTGGAAATATCACAGTTATCTTAGCTAATGCTGGGAATGCGCTCGAAGGAGCTGATGCAGAACTTGTTTTAAATCCGCTCCGTCTTGCATTCGAGACGAAGAGCTtgaaaatcctagaaccggctTTAGATTGTCTTCAT AAACTTATTGCGTATGACCATTTAGAGGGAGATCCTGGGTTAGATGGTGGTAAAAATGTCCCATTGTTTACAGACATTTTAAACATGGTGTGCAGTTGTATCGACAATTCATCACCTGACAG TACTATTCTCCAAGTGCTGAAGGTACTTCTTACTGCTGTAGCTTCTGCAAAATTCCGAG TACATGGCGAACCTTTGTTGGGAGTTATCAGAGTATGCTATAATATTGCTCTGAATAG CAAGAGTCCTATAAACCAAGCAACATCAAAGGCAATGCTGACCCAGATGATCAGCATCGTTTTCAGGAGAATGGAAACTAATCCC AATTTCCAGGTTGAAACTTCATCTGGTTCTGGTGGACACACAATTACAAAAGCTGCTTCAACAGAGAATTTAAACACAAAATCTGATGAAACTTCTGTGGGAGAGtcaaatgaaaaagaaatgacTTTAGGTGATGCACTTAGTCAAGCCAAGGATGCATCCCCAACATCTCTTGAGGAACTTCAAAATCTTGCCGGGGGTGCTGATATCAAG GGCCTTGAAGCTGTACTCGACAAGGCTGTGCATACCGAAGATGGTAAAAAAATAACACG TGGGATTGATTTGGAGAGCATGAGTATAGGACAACGTGACGCTTTGCTGGTGTTCCGAACTCTCTGCAAG ATGGGTATGAAGGAAGATAACGATGAAGTTACAACCAAGACAAGGATTTTGTCCCTTGAGCTTCTGCAG GGTTTGTTGGAGGGAGTTAGCCACTCATTTACAAAGAACTTCCATTTTATCGATTCAGTGAAGGCGTATCTTTCATATGCATTGTTGCGAGCTTCAGTTTCACAATCCCCTGTCATATTTCAG TATGCAACTGGAGTATTCTTGGTGCTCTTATTGCGATTCAGGGAGAGTCTCAAA GGTGAAATATGCATCTTCTTTCCGTTGATAGTTCTTAGACCACTGGATGGATTAGAATTTTCTGTCAACCAAAAACTTAGTGTTCTTCG GATGCTAGAGAAAGTATGTAAGGATCCACAGCTGCTTGTTGACATCTTTGTGAATTATGACTGTGATCTTGAGGCGCCAAACTTGTTTGAACGAATG GTTACAACTCTGTCCAGAATAGCACAAGGGACTCAAAATACTGATCCGAATTCAGCTGCTGTTTCTCAAACTGCTTCAGTTAAAGGTTCATCACTTCAA GGCCTTGTGAGTGTGCTTAAATCATTGGTTGACTGGGAACAATCACATCGGGAGCTGATAAAGTTAAAGAGTGATCAGCAAGAAGGGGTTTCAGCTGAAGATTCTCTTGAAGTAAGATCCAGGGAGGATGTAACTAGTGATTTTGAGAAGGCTAAGGCTCATAAGTCAACATTGGAGGCTGCCATTGCTGAG TTCAACAGGAAGCCAATGAAAGGGGTGGAGTATCTAATATCAAATAAGTTGGTGGAAAACACACCTGCTTCAGTCGCTCAATTTTTGAAAAACACCCCAAATTTGGATAAG GCTACCATTGGTGACTATTTAGGCCAACATGAAGAGTTCCCCCTTGCTGTGATGCATGCTTATGTAGATTCCATGAAATTTTCTGGGATGAAATTTCATACTGCAATCAGGGAGTTTCTTAAAGGGTTCCGACTTCCTGGGGAAGCTCAAAAGATAGATCGAATCATGGAAAAATTTGCAGAGAG ATACTGTGCAGACAATCCAGGCCTTTTTAAAAATGCAGATACAGCATACGTTCTTGCTTATGCTGTCATTATGTTAAATACTGACGCTCATAACCCAATGGTATGGCCTAAGATGTCCAAGTCAGATTTTGTTCGTATGAATGCTAGAGATGATCCAGATGAATGTGCGCCTAGGGAACTACTGGAAGAGATCTATGATTCCATTGTTAAAGAagagattaaaatgaaagatgACACATCTTTTCTGGGAAAAAGCAGCAGACAGAAATCAGAAGGTGAAGAAGGACGCCTTGTCAGTATTCTTAACCTGGCACTCCCCAAAAGTAAGTCAGCAGGAGATGCCAAGTCTGAAAGTGAGGCTATCATTAAGAAAACACAAGCTATATTCAGGAATCAAGGGGTGAAACGAGGAGTTTTCTACACTGCCCAACAGATTGAACTTGTAAGGCCCATGGTAGATGCTGTTGGGTGGGCTCTGCTTGCTACTTTCTCTGTAACTATGGAGGAAGGTGAGAATAAGCCTCGTGTTGTTCTGTTGATGGAGGGTTTTAGAGCTGGAATACACATCACATTTGTACTTGGAATGGATACCATGCGCTATGCATTTTTAACATCTCTGGTCAG GTTCACTTTCCTGCATGCCCCAAGGGAAATGCGTAGTAAAAATGTGGAAGCTTTACGGACACTGTTGGTTCTTTGTGACTCAGACATGAACGCCCTTCAAGACACATGGAATGCAGTTCTAGAATGTGTTTCTCGCCTTGAATTTATAACAACAACTCCTGCAATTGCTGCCACTGTCATGCATGGATCAAATCAAATCTCCAAGGATTCTGTTGTTCAATCTCTGAGAGAGTTATCTGGGAAACCTGCTGAACAAGTTTTCATGAATAGTGTTAAACTACCTAGTGATTCAGTTGTGGAATTCTTCACGGCTCTCTGTGGTGTATCTGCTGAGGAGCTAAAACAAACCCCAGCTCGTGTTTTCAGCTTGCAAAAGCTTGTTGAAATTAGCTATTACAATATGGCTCGTATACGTATG GTCTGGGCCAGAATCTGGTCTGTTCTAGCAAATCACTTTATATCAGCTGGGAGTCATCATGATGAAAAAATTGCTATGTATGCCATAGATTCTCTAAGACAACTTGGTATGAAGTATTTGGAGCGTGATGAGCTGGCCAATTTTACTTTCCAAAACGATATTCTCAAACCATTTGTTGTTCTTATGCGGAATAGTCAAAGTGAATCCAAAAGGAGACTAATTGTTGATTGCATTGTTCAG ATGATAAAATCTAAGGTTGGGAGCATTAAGTCTGGGTGGCGTAGTGTATTTATGATTTTTACGGCTGCTGCAGATGATGAACTAGAATCAATTGTTGAGAGTGCATTTGAAAATGTTGAGCAGG TCATCTTAGAACACTTTGATCAAGTAGCGGGAGACTGTTTCTTGGATTGCGTAAATTGTCTCATCAGGTTTGCCAACAATAAAACATCACATCGAATTAGTTTGAAGGCTATTGCACTCTTGCGGATCTGTGAGGACCGTCTTGCAGAG GGCCTTATTCCTGGAGGCACTTTGATGCCTATTGATGCTACATTGGATGCGACTTTGGATGTAACTGAGCATTATTGGTTCCCAATGCTGGCTGGTTTATCTGATCTGACATCAGATCATAGACCAGAGGTCAGAAGTTGTGCACTTGAAGTcttatttgatttattgaatgaaaGAGGTAGCAAGTTCTCTACACCATTTTGGGAGAATATTTTCCATCGAGTCTTATTTCCAATTTTTGATCATGTGAGACATGCTGGAAAAGAGAGCTTTATTTCTACTGATGATGATTGGTTTCGTGAAACAAGCATACATTCGCTTCAGTTGCTTTGCAACCTTTTCAACACATTCTATAAG GAGGTTTGTTTTATGCTGCCGCCATTGCTGAGTTTGCTTTTAGATTGTGCCAAAAAGACAGATCAAACTGTGGTCTCAATATCTCTCGGTGCGTTGGTGCATCTAATTGAAGTAGGTGGTCATCAATTTAGTGAAAGTGACTGGGACATGCTACTTAAAAGCATAAG AGATGCTGGATACACAACGCAACCTTTAGAGTTGCTTAATACTTTGAGTGTTGAAAATATCAGAAACCATGGGGGCATTGTTAGGGATTCTGAGGACAATGCAGATGACAGTGTTACCATTAAGTCTACTGACAGAGAGGTAGTGAGTGACCATCAACATGAGGTCAACAGTAATGGGAACTTATCCCCACTTGCATCCTCAAATGCAAATGCTGATGGAGTTGAAGATTCAGTATCACAGACAAATATAGATCAGTCTGAAG GCCTTCCATCTCCATCAGGAAGAACTCCCAAGGCTGCAGATGGAGGAGGCCTCCAACGGAGTCAAACCTTAGGTCAGCGGATTATGGAAAATATCTTCCTTCGGAATCTTACTTCAAAATCTAAAGGCCGTGTATCTGATGCTTCACAACCATCTTCCCCAGTAACG GTTATTGATACCGTAGAGCCTGATACCAAGAATGAAGAGAGTCCTTTGCTAGCAGCTATCAGGGGAAAGTGCATCACCCAATTATTGCTCCTTGGTGCAATTGATGGTATTCAG AAGAAATATTGGACAATGTTAAAAGCGCAACAGAAGATTGCTGTAATGGACACTTTGTTGTCTTTGTTGGAGTTTGCTGCTTCATTTAACTCATCCACCAATCTAAGAACTCGCATGCACCAAATTCCTGATGAAAG GCCACCTATAAATCTTCTTCGTCAGGAACTAGCTGGTACTGGCATATATCTGGACATCTTACAGAAGTCAACTTGTGGGTttgaaacaaagaaagaaaaaagtccAGATTCAGTTGGATTTCAAGATGTTGATTCTAGGGAAGACAATGGCTCGAGTATTAAACATTCTGACGCGGAAGAGAAATTTGAAAGGGTAGCTGAGGAGAAACTGGTGTCTTTCTGTGAACAGGTGCTCAGGGAGGCATCTGACCTCCAGTCTAGTACTGGAGAAACCACTAACATGGATATTCATCGTGTCTTGGAACTTCGTGCTCCTATTATTATCAAG